GTAACTGGTCCCCTCATGCCGCATATACTGGCAATGAGCTTTACAAGTGCTGCTGGTATTACCGCACTGTTTTTGGTGGATCTGTTGGATATGTTCTTTCTCAGTATGCTCGGCACTATTGAGTTAGCTGCAGCGGTGGGCTATGCAGGTACGGTTGCATTTTTCACTACATCTTTTGGTATTGGGCTTTCCATATCATCTGTTGCCTTAATATCAAAGGCAATAGGAGCAAATGAGCGTGCTAAGGCTGAGCGCCTGATGGTGCATGTATGTGCAACTGCTTTGATTTTTTCGAGTTTGGTTGCTGGTATTGTCTGGCTTTATATTCCTGATTTGCTGTCGTTACTCGGTGCTCAGGGTAAAACCCTTGCGCTTGCTGTTAGTTATTTAAATATTCTAATTCCCTCATTACCGTTTTTGACTCTTGCCATGTGCCTTGGTGCAGGTCTTCGTGCTGTGGGTGACGGCAAGCGTGCTATGTACTCCACCATATCAGGTGGATTGGTTAATGCGGTACTAGACCCAATTTTTATCTTTAGTCTAGACCTTGGTGTAGAAGGGGCCGCCATTGCCTCAGTTTTTGCACGAATTACCATGTTGGTTATTGCTTGCTGGGCTATTGTAAAGCACCATAAGCTGTATACACGCTTTTACCCTAAGCGTTACATACAAGATTTACGTAGCATTAATGGCATTGCTATTCCTGCTATTCTCACCAATATTGCGACCCCTACCAGTAATGCTTTTGTTACTAAGGCAATGGCAACATTTAGTGACGATGTTGTGGCAGGTTATGCG
Above is a genomic segment from Spartinivicinus poritis containing:
- a CDS encoding MATE family efflux transporter is translated as MPHILAMSFTSAAGITALFLVDLLDMFFLSMLGTIELAAAVGYAGTVAFFTTSFGIGLSISSVALISKAIGANERAKAERLMVHVCATALIFSSLVAGIVWLYIPDLLSLLGAQGKTLALAVSYLNILIPSLPFLTLAMCLGAGLRAVGDGKRAMYSTISGGLVNAVLDPIFIFSLDLGVEGAAIASVFARITMLVIACWAIVKHHKLYTRFYPKRYIQDLRSINGIAIPAILTNIATPTSNAFVTKAMATFSDDVVAGYAVIGRLIPVLFGVIFALSGAVAPIVGQNYGAGQLDRVKESLNKAILFCIGYISVVSLLFFLVNNQVIAAFTLKDEAGELVRFFSHFVAITFIFNGILFVANASFNNLGKPTFSTMMSWGKATIGTVPFIWLGAELYGAEGVLLGQAIGGMFFSLIGIYLAYRLVGQKQIACAPTAQPLAMDTDLSSELNPLSSSCAQINQLTEKPDS